The following proteins come from a genomic window of Andrena cerasifolii isolate SP2316 chromosome 6, iyAndCera1_principal, whole genome shotgun sequence:
- the LOC143370139 gene encoding RUN domain-containing protein 1 isoform X2: protein MNSGEHKGCEIEDIENSDESDRPSGERWAPVGANDGDNDFADEYKYVDNMENLSHDMERLKVLEEEQEMLNSSLIALTTHFAQVQFRLRQIVDAPTNEKEALLKELEEFAFRGIPDVSNNMSFDSRSITPTSPMSCKQSISGVINDVDVESKMALQRTKQKELICQLKCQLEDLEKYAYETGDADLPQSMMLERQNIIISHLKEKLNFNVDDLCKLPVDDLRWQVDYAISQIVSPLKMKEQLVSQLKTQIADLERFINYLQGEVSLDTLACTCACPVHTSGSGSSTSYAKRSFKRKPIEEESKTKTLNTVKKVVALLHMFLVSQLGCGSERVRRNFKKNSAHNWRDVRTRLDIAVEHVIETIAETERHPDDDDDVNDNDYASDSDSTSHSNARVTSAVRKHLATSIRDLMQHGLLSDVRSNSVVPFVGCFPQRHPTTANLMHAWELVLKYYEIKNGHRYNCSPAQKLSQSFNLELAGGRVLSSKQSLLTTIGNIIASHSPYKRSYDSHFKAFICASLNAKKLVVWLKLILQCQYLLESHYTSWSYVVKTGFQDAFHTLDRLTSYRFDLPVDLAVKQFQNIKDAF from the exons ATGAATTCCGGGGAGCATAAGGGTTGCGAGATCGAGGATATCGAGAACTCGGACGAGAGCGACAGACCCTCTGGCGAAAGATGGGCGCCAGTCGGGGCGAACGACGGTGACAATGATTTCGCCGATGAATATAAATATGTAGATAATATGGAGAA CTTGTCGCACGATATGGAGAGGCTGAAGGTGCTCGAAGAGGAGCAGGAGATGCTTAACTCGTCCCTCATAGCATTAACCACTCATTTCGCCCAG GTTCAGTTTCGCTTACGACAAATTGTGGACGCGCCGACTAATGAAAAGGAAGCGTTGCTCAAAGAGTTAGAAGAGTTTGCTTTTAGGGGGATACCTGATGTTTCAAATAACATGTCATTCGATAGTAGATCAATCACTCCCACTTCTCCAATGTCCTGCAAGCAAAGT ATATCTGGGGTAATTAACGATGTCGATGTTGAATCTAAAATGGCATTGCAAAGAACGAAACAGAAAGAACTGATATGTCAGTTAAAGTGTCAGTTAGAGGACCTAGAGAAATATGCCTATGAAACTGGTGACGCAGATTTACCTCAAAGTATGATGCTAGAACGGCAGAACATCATAATCA GTCATTTAAAAGAGAAGTTAAATTTTAATGTCGACGATCTCTGCAAACTACCGGTTGACGATTTAAGATGGCAAGTAGATTATGCTATAAGTCAG ATCGTTAGTCCTTTGAAAATGAAAGAGCAACTAGTGTCTCAGTTGAAAACACAGATCGCGGATTTAGAGCGTTTTATAAATTATCTGCAAGGGGAAGTCAGCTTGGACACTTTAGCATGTACTTGTGCCTGTCCGGTGCACACTAGCGGCTCTGGTTCTTCCACCTCGTACGCGAAGAGATCATTCAAGAGAAAACCGATAGAGGAGGAAAGTAAAACTAAGACGCTTAACACCGTCAAGAAAGTCGTGGCTCTGTTGCATATGTTCCTAGTGTCCCAATTAGGATGCGGTAGCGAACGGGTGCGAAGGAACTTTAAGAAGAATTCGGCACACAATTGGCGTGACGTGCGTACAAGATTAGATATCGCGGTGGAGCACGTCATAGAGACCATTGCCGAAACCGAGCGTCATccagacgacgatgacgacgttAACGATAACGATTATGCCTCGGATTCAGATTCCACGTCGCACAGTAATGCCAGAGTAACGTCTGCCGTGAGAAAGCACCTAGCAACCTCCATACGTGACCTGATGCAACACGGGTTATTGTCCGATGTGCGCTCTAACAGTGTAGTACCGTTCGTGGGATGTTTCCCCCAAAGACACCCTACTACCGCTAATCTCATGCACGCGTGGGAGCTAGTGTTAAAGTACTACGAAATTAAGAACGGTCACCGTTACAATTGTAGTCCGGCACAAAAGTTATCTCAAAGTTTCAACCTGGAGCTCGCGGGTGGACGGGTTCTTTCTTCCAAGCAG agttTATTGACCACTATCGGGAACATTATTGCTTCGCACAGTCCATACAAACGGAGTTACGATTCTCACTTTAAAGCATTCATCTGCGCATCCCTGAA TGCTAAAAAACTTGTCGTGTGGCTGAAACTTATTTTACAATGCCAGTATCTTCTCGAGAGCCATTACACGTCCTGGAGTTACGTTGTAAAGACAG GTTTCCAAGACGCATTTCATACTCTCGACCGTCTTACGAGTTACAGATTCGACTTGCCAGTTGACCTGGCAGTAAAACAATTCCAAAACATAAAGGATGCATTTTGA
- the LOC143370139 gene encoding RUN domain-containing protein 1 isoform X1, whose product MNSGEHKGCEIEDIENSDESDRPSGERWAPVGANDGDNDFADEYKYVDNMENSLSHDMERLKVLEEEQEMLNSSLIALTTHFAQVQFRLRQIVDAPTNEKEALLKELEEFAFRGIPDVSNNMSFDSRSITPTSPMSCKQSISGVINDVDVESKMALQRTKQKELICQLKCQLEDLEKYAYETGDADLPQSMMLERQNIIISHLKEKLNFNVDDLCKLPVDDLRWQVDYAISQIVSPLKMKEQLVSQLKTQIADLERFINYLQGEVSLDTLACTCACPVHTSGSGSSTSYAKRSFKRKPIEEESKTKTLNTVKKVVALLHMFLVSQLGCGSERVRRNFKKNSAHNWRDVRTRLDIAVEHVIETIAETERHPDDDDDVNDNDYASDSDSTSHSNARVTSAVRKHLATSIRDLMQHGLLSDVRSNSVVPFVGCFPQRHPTTANLMHAWELVLKYYEIKNGHRYNCSPAQKLSQSFNLELAGGRVLSSKQSLLTTIGNIIASHSPYKRSYDSHFKAFICASLNAKKLVVWLKLILQCQYLLESHYTSWSYVVKTGFQDAFHTLDRLTSYRFDLPVDLAVKQFQNIKDAF is encoded by the exons ATGAATTCCGGGGAGCATAAGGGTTGCGAGATCGAGGATATCGAGAACTCGGACGAGAGCGACAGACCCTCTGGCGAAAGATGGGCGCCAGTCGGGGCGAACGACGGTGACAATGATTTCGCCGATGAATATAAATATGTAGATAATATGGAGAA CAGCTTGTCGCACGATATGGAGAGGCTGAAGGTGCTCGAAGAGGAGCAGGAGATGCTTAACTCGTCCCTCATAGCATTAACCACTCATTTCGCCCAG GTTCAGTTTCGCTTACGACAAATTGTGGACGCGCCGACTAATGAAAAGGAAGCGTTGCTCAAAGAGTTAGAAGAGTTTGCTTTTAGGGGGATACCTGATGTTTCAAATAACATGTCATTCGATAGTAGATCAATCACTCCCACTTCTCCAATGTCCTGCAAGCAAAGT ATATCTGGGGTAATTAACGATGTCGATGTTGAATCTAAAATGGCATTGCAAAGAACGAAACAGAAAGAACTGATATGTCAGTTAAAGTGTCAGTTAGAGGACCTAGAGAAATATGCCTATGAAACTGGTGACGCAGATTTACCTCAAAGTATGATGCTAGAACGGCAGAACATCATAATCA GTCATTTAAAAGAGAAGTTAAATTTTAATGTCGACGATCTCTGCAAACTACCGGTTGACGATTTAAGATGGCAAGTAGATTATGCTATAAGTCAG ATCGTTAGTCCTTTGAAAATGAAAGAGCAACTAGTGTCTCAGTTGAAAACACAGATCGCGGATTTAGAGCGTTTTATAAATTATCTGCAAGGGGAAGTCAGCTTGGACACTTTAGCATGTACTTGTGCCTGTCCGGTGCACACTAGCGGCTCTGGTTCTTCCACCTCGTACGCGAAGAGATCATTCAAGAGAAAACCGATAGAGGAGGAAAGTAAAACTAAGACGCTTAACACCGTCAAGAAAGTCGTGGCTCTGTTGCATATGTTCCTAGTGTCCCAATTAGGATGCGGTAGCGAACGGGTGCGAAGGAACTTTAAGAAGAATTCGGCACACAATTGGCGTGACGTGCGTACAAGATTAGATATCGCGGTGGAGCACGTCATAGAGACCATTGCCGAAACCGAGCGTCATccagacgacgatgacgacgttAACGATAACGATTATGCCTCGGATTCAGATTCCACGTCGCACAGTAATGCCAGAGTAACGTCTGCCGTGAGAAAGCACCTAGCAACCTCCATACGTGACCTGATGCAACACGGGTTATTGTCCGATGTGCGCTCTAACAGTGTAGTACCGTTCGTGGGATGTTTCCCCCAAAGACACCCTACTACCGCTAATCTCATGCACGCGTGGGAGCTAGTGTTAAAGTACTACGAAATTAAGAACGGTCACCGTTACAATTGTAGTCCGGCACAAAAGTTATCTCAAAGTTTCAACCTGGAGCTCGCGGGTGGACGGGTTCTTTCTTCCAAGCAG agttTATTGACCACTATCGGGAACATTATTGCTTCGCACAGTCCATACAAACGGAGTTACGATTCTCACTTTAAAGCATTCATCTGCGCATCCCTGAA TGCTAAAAAACTTGTCGTGTGGCTGAAACTTATTTTACAATGCCAGTATCTTCTCGAGAGCCATTACACGTCCTGGAGTTACGTTGTAAAGACAG GTTTCCAAGACGCATTTCATACTCTCGACCGTCTTACGAGTTACAGATTCGACTTGCCAGTTGACCTGGCAGTAAAACAATTCCAAAACATAAAGGATGCATTTTGA
- the Nrk gene encoding neurospecific receptor kinase isoform X1 → MMVLWIVSLAAIILHFSSADTKPESQGYCAPYSEKICKKYLAGIGKVWFNDSNSNPVGLLNEQITTNLWEELIQRLVEPCRSAAEKMLCMYAFPQCHNSVGLPLCYEDCMAVRHQFCFNDWAMIEDNKQREIYIRSRGHFTLPDCESLPKIVTGKVTCSHIHLTDMNEDLVTYIADDCVKGNGRFYMGKVNKTKFGLDCQSWNAQIPHSHDRPPDVFPQIRYGENYCRNAGGEEPVPWCFTMDSRIRWQHCDIPICDNVTTKVVEINSKDLVMDTLFTPMFILILSSLGFIIIAGTVLSIILSHRLHKRHQGYNPTENQYVNIDLNKLPSNDAYHKTSAQLNPKLEKLEFPRNNVIYVRDLGQGAFGRVFQAKAPGLIPGEEFTNVAVKMLKEEASEDLLKDFEREACLLAEFDHPNIVKLLGVCALGRPMCLLFEYMGRGDLNEFLRSCSPGNYIIRSLERDEHFTDSRLSHMDLINIALQVASGMVYLSDRKFVHRDLATRNCLINDQMIVKIADFGLSQKIYLQDYYKGDEQDAIPVRWMPLESILYNKYTVESDVWAFAVCLWEIFSFAHQPYYGMTHEEVVKYIKEGNVLQCPENTPQAIYDLMKLCWNRRPSDRPTFRTIHNTLDTIKHNLEAENKSDSVPLRIHV, encoded by the exons ATGATGGTGCTCTGGATTGTTTCTCTGGCAGCAATCATTTTGCACTTCAGTTCTGCCGACACCA AGCCAGAATCACAGGGCTATTGCGCGCCATACAGCGAGAAGATCTGTAAAAAGTATTTGGCTGGCATCGGGAAAGTTTGGTTCAATGATTCTAACAGTAACCCTGTGGGATTGTTGAACGAACAGATCACCACTAACTTATGGGAAGAATTAATACAACGACTCGTCGAGCCATGTCGTTCAGCTGCAGAG AAAATGCTGTGCATGTACGCCTTCCCTCAATGCCATAACTCGGTCGGCCTACCATTATGCTACGAAGACTGTATGGCGGTGCGCCATCAATTCTGTTTTAACGATTGGGCCATGATAGAAGACAACAAGCAAAGGGAAATTTATATCAGATCGCGGGGACACTTCACGTTGCCAGACTGCGAATCGCTGCCAAAGATAGTTACAGGAAAAGTGACCTGCTCGCATATTCATTTGACTGATATGAACGAAGATCTTGTTACAT ATATTGCAGATGACTGTGTCAAAGGCAACGGTAGATTTTACATGGGCAAGGTGAACAAAACAAAGTTTGGCTTGGACTGTCAGTCATGGAATGCACAAATACCGCATAGCCACGACAGACCGCCAGACGTCTTCCCTCAAATTCGTTATGGGGAGAATTATTGTCGAAACGCGGGTGGAGAGGAACCTGTGCCATGGTGCTTCACCATGGACTCTAGGATACGATGGCAGCATTGTGATATTCCTATATGCG ATAATGTAACGACTAAGGTAGTGGAGATCAATTCGAAAGACTTAGTCATGGACACATTGTTCACGCCGATGTTTATACTGATATTATCCTCCCTGGGATTTATAATTATAGCTGGTACAGTACTATCCATCATTTTAAGTCACAGACTCCACAAACGTCATCAAGGATACAACCCGACAGAAAATCAG TACGTCAATATCGATCTGAACAAACTGCCGAGCAATGACGCGTACCACAAGACAAGCGCCCAGCTTAATCCCAAGTTAGAGAAACTCGAGTTCCCAAGGAACAACGTGATTTACGTGCGAGACTTAGGTCAGGGTGCCTTCGGCAGAGTATTCCAAGCAAAAGCTCCTGGCCTGATTCCAGGCGAGGAGTTCACCAATGTTGCCGTTAAAATGCTGAAAGAAGAAGCCTCGGAGGATCTACTCAAAGATTTCGAACGCGAGGCTTGCTTACTCGCTGAGTTCGATCATCCGAACATCGTGAAGCTGTTAGGCGTGTGCGCCTTAGGTCGACCAATGTGCCTCCTCTTCGAGTACATGGGTCGCGGTGACTTGAACGAATTCCTACGATCCTGTTCGCCGGGTAACTACATAATTCGAAGTTTGGAGAGGGACGAACACTTTACGGACTCCCGTTTGTCCCACATGGATCTGATTAATATCGCGTTACAAGTAGCATCCGGGATGGTGTACCTGTCGGATCGAAAGTTCGTTCATCGAGACCTCGCGACGAGGAATTGTTTGATCAATGACCAGATGATCGTGAAAATAGCCGACTTCGGTTTGTCGCAGAAGATCTACCTGCAGGATTATTACAAAGGTGACGAGCAAGACGCGATCCCAGTTAGATGGATGCCGTTGGAGAGCATACTGTACAACAAGTACACCGTCGAGTCCGACGTGTGGGCGTTCGCGGTGTGCTTGTGGGAGATATTCAGCTTCGCGCATCAGCCTTATTACGGGATGACGCACGAGGAGGTTGTGAAATACATCAAAGAGGGCAACGTGCTTCAGTGTCCAGAGAACACGCCGCAAGCGATATACGATCTAATGAAACTCTGCTGGAACAGGAGACCATCCGATAGACCCACCTTCAGAACGATCCACAATACCCTAGACACTATAAAACACAATTTGGAGGCGGAGAACAAGTCAGACAGCGTACCTTTGCGCATTCACGTTTGA
- the Nrk gene encoding neurospecific receptor kinase isoform X2, whose protein sequence is MMVLWIVSLAAIILHFSSADTKPESQGYCAPYSEKICKKYLAGIGKVWFNDSNSNPVGLLNEQITTNLWEELIQRLVEPCRSAAEKMLCMYAFPQCHNSVGLPLCYEDCMAVRHQFCFNDWAMIEDNKQREIYIRSRGHFTLPDCESLPKIVTGKVTCSHIHLTDMNEDLVTYDCVKGNGRFYMGKVNKTKFGLDCQSWNAQIPHSHDRPPDVFPQIRYGENYCRNAGGEEPVPWCFTMDSRIRWQHCDIPICDNVTTKVVEINSKDLVMDTLFTPMFILILSSLGFIIIAGTVLSIILSHRLHKRHQGYNPTENQYVNIDLNKLPSNDAYHKTSAQLNPKLEKLEFPRNNVIYVRDLGQGAFGRVFQAKAPGLIPGEEFTNVAVKMLKEEASEDLLKDFEREACLLAEFDHPNIVKLLGVCALGRPMCLLFEYMGRGDLNEFLRSCSPGNYIIRSLERDEHFTDSRLSHMDLINIALQVASGMVYLSDRKFVHRDLATRNCLINDQMIVKIADFGLSQKIYLQDYYKGDEQDAIPVRWMPLESILYNKYTVESDVWAFAVCLWEIFSFAHQPYYGMTHEEVVKYIKEGNVLQCPENTPQAIYDLMKLCWNRRPSDRPTFRTIHNTLDTIKHNLEAENKSDSVPLRIHV, encoded by the exons ATGATGGTGCTCTGGATTGTTTCTCTGGCAGCAATCATTTTGCACTTCAGTTCTGCCGACACCA AGCCAGAATCACAGGGCTATTGCGCGCCATACAGCGAGAAGATCTGTAAAAAGTATTTGGCTGGCATCGGGAAAGTTTGGTTCAATGATTCTAACAGTAACCCTGTGGGATTGTTGAACGAACAGATCACCACTAACTTATGGGAAGAATTAATACAACGACTCGTCGAGCCATGTCGTTCAGCTGCAGAG AAAATGCTGTGCATGTACGCCTTCCCTCAATGCCATAACTCGGTCGGCCTACCATTATGCTACGAAGACTGTATGGCGGTGCGCCATCAATTCTGTTTTAACGATTGGGCCATGATAGAAGACAACAAGCAAAGGGAAATTTATATCAGATCGCGGGGACACTTCACGTTGCCAGACTGCGAATCGCTGCCAAAGATAGTTACAGGAAAAGTGACCTGCTCGCATATTCATTTGACTGATATGAACGAAGATCTTGTTACAT ATGACTGTGTCAAAGGCAACGGTAGATTTTACATGGGCAAGGTGAACAAAACAAAGTTTGGCTTGGACTGTCAGTCATGGAATGCACAAATACCGCATAGCCACGACAGACCGCCAGACGTCTTCCCTCAAATTCGTTATGGGGAGAATTATTGTCGAAACGCGGGTGGAGAGGAACCTGTGCCATGGTGCTTCACCATGGACTCTAGGATACGATGGCAGCATTGTGATATTCCTATATGCG ATAATGTAACGACTAAGGTAGTGGAGATCAATTCGAAAGACTTAGTCATGGACACATTGTTCACGCCGATGTTTATACTGATATTATCCTCCCTGGGATTTATAATTATAGCTGGTACAGTACTATCCATCATTTTAAGTCACAGACTCCACAAACGTCATCAAGGATACAACCCGACAGAAAATCAG TACGTCAATATCGATCTGAACAAACTGCCGAGCAATGACGCGTACCACAAGACAAGCGCCCAGCTTAATCCCAAGTTAGAGAAACTCGAGTTCCCAAGGAACAACGTGATTTACGTGCGAGACTTAGGTCAGGGTGCCTTCGGCAGAGTATTCCAAGCAAAAGCTCCTGGCCTGATTCCAGGCGAGGAGTTCACCAATGTTGCCGTTAAAATGCTGAAAGAAGAAGCCTCGGAGGATCTACTCAAAGATTTCGAACGCGAGGCTTGCTTACTCGCTGAGTTCGATCATCCGAACATCGTGAAGCTGTTAGGCGTGTGCGCCTTAGGTCGACCAATGTGCCTCCTCTTCGAGTACATGGGTCGCGGTGACTTGAACGAATTCCTACGATCCTGTTCGCCGGGTAACTACATAATTCGAAGTTTGGAGAGGGACGAACACTTTACGGACTCCCGTTTGTCCCACATGGATCTGATTAATATCGCGTTACAAGTAGCATCCGGGATGGTGTACCTGTCGGATCGAAAGTTCGTTCATCGAGACCTCGCGACGAGGAATTGTTTGATCAATGACCAGATGATCGTGAAAATAGCCGACTTCGGTTTGTCGCAGAAGATCTACCTGCAGGATTATTACAAAGGTGACGAGCAAGACGCGATCCCAGTTAGATGGATGCCGTTGGAGAGCATACTGTACAACAAGTACACCGTCGAGTCCGACGTGTGGGCGTTCGCGGTGTGCTTGTGGGAGATATTCAGCTTCGCGCATCAGCCTTATTACGGGATGACGCACGAGGAGGTTGTGAAATACATCAAAGAGGGCAACGTGCTTCAGTGTCCAGAGAACACGCCGCAAGCGATATACGATCTAATGAAACTCTGCTGGAACAGGAGACCATCCGATAGACCCACCTTCAGAACGATCCACAATACCCTAGACACTATAAAACACAATTTGGAGGCGGAGAACAAGTCAGACAGCGTACCTTTGCGCATTCACGTTTGA
- the LOC143370141 gene encoding replication factor C subunit 4: MQAFLKTGKLGPGESKKPSSSRAKEERSGPAPPWVEKYRPRTVEDVVEQGEVVEVLRQCLKGGDFPNLLFYGPPGTGKTSTILAAARQLFGSLYKERILELNASDERGIQVVRDKIKSFAQLTAGGTRNDGKSCPPFKIIILDEADSMTSAAQAALRRTMEKESHSTRFCLICNYVSRIIQPLTSRCTKFRFKPLGEDRIIDRLEYICTKEDLKAEKPVLVKIVEASGGDLRRAITCLQSITRLKGKGIEITVNDVLEIIGIVPDKWLVELMEVCRTKDYSKAEAFVDQFMLEAYATAQVIEQLSESVIYSNELSDKQKALIADRLGECNYRLLDGGSEYIQLINLCCGIIQAYELV; the protein is encoded by the exons ATGCAGGCTTTTTTGAAGACAGGGAAATTAGGACCAGGAGAGAGTAAAAAGCCCTCGAGTTCGCGGGCGAAGGAGGAACGCAGCGGGCCAGCACCACCATGGGTTGAAAAATA CCGCCCCAGAACTGTGGAGGACGTAGTTGAACAAGGGGAAGTGGTCGAGGTATTGAGGCAATGTTTGAAAGGTGGCGACTTTCCGAATTTGCTGTTTTACGGCCCACCGGGGACAGGCAAAACGAGTACTATTCTAGCAGCAGCCAGACAGTTGTTCGGTAGCCTCTACAAAGAAAGGATATTGGAGCTGAATGCCTCTGACGAAAGAGGCATTCAAGTTGTCAGAGATAAGATTAAGTCGTTCGCTCAGCTTACGGCGGGTGGTACGAGAAACGA TGGGAAAAGCTGTCCGCCTTTCAAAATCATCATCCTGGACGAAGCGGATAGTATGACCAGTGCCGCGCAAGCTGCCCTTCGGCGTACCATGGAGAAAGAATCTCACAGCACCCGCTTCTGTTTAATTTGCAACTATGTCTCGAGAATCATACAACCACTGACTTCTCGCTGTACAAAGTTCCGTTTCAAGCCACTGGGAGAAGACAGGATCATCGATAGGTTGGAATACATATGTACGAAAGAGGACTTGAAGGCAGAAAAGCCTGTTTTGGTAAAAATTGTTGAAGCGTCCGGTGGGGACTTGCGGCGCGCTATAACGTGCTTGCAATCTATCACGAGGTTGAAGGGTAAAGGCATTGAAATCACTGTCAATGACGTCCTTGAAATTATTGGG ATTGTCCCTGACAAATGGCTGGTTGAATTGATGGAAGTATGCAGAACAAAAGACTACAGTAAAGCCGAGGCGTTTGTTGATCAGTTCATGTTAGAAGCATACGCTACGGCTCAA GTCATCGAGCAGCTTAGCGAAAGCGTTATATACTCTAATGAACTATCAGATAAACAAAAGGCCTTGATCGCGGATAGACTCGGG GAATGCAATTACAGATTGCTAGACGGCGGAAGTGAATATATACAGCTGATAAATCTCTGCTGCGGTATTATACAGGCTTACGAATTAGTATAG